TTTCAACTAAAAGGCTTATAAAATAGCAACACAACCCAGCCCTAAGCGGGCTATGGATTGGGACGGGTTGACCCTTCAATCAAAAGATAGACAACATTGACTTATTAAAAAGACTATCGAATATTGATGAACACAATATCAATACATCCAAAATTCACATGTCCATGAGTTGCACACACTTTAGTGGAATACTTACAAGACAACAACATAGGCAAGATATAACAGTCAACATTCATAGGATTCATCAGAACAACATACATtacatgatcatttttttcCATAAACTAGACAAGAAAGGTGAACGaaaaattaggcataaacacaaaagtaaaagatatcaaagattcatagttataataacttcaattgcctagttgctgaagatttgacaaaataaaacactacttaaatatatatataataaatattttgaaaattcacGACCCATGAGCTGACCTCTGAGGCTCGTGGGATGAGCCTATGAGGTTGGCGGGCCAAATGAGGTTAGGCTAAAAAGTGTCATTCCTAAATGAGTTGAAAAAATTTAGCTCAACCCCACTTAATTTAAGGGCTAGATTGAGTCAGCCTCACCGGCCAAACCCATTTTGATAGCTCTACATAATAATTAATCGTATTTAGTGTATACTCAAACGTATAACCAGTATACTCACTAATTATACTTACACGATTGTATAGTAATTATGCATTGATTATACACTgactaaaatttatattttctgcTAATAGTTTCAATCAAAGTAAATAACAGAGAAGTGTGACATTTTTACGAGAGATATTcatttttacaaataaaaaatctttaaaaaatcaatttttttttctattcaaattGTATGTTGCCAAGACATATCATTTTTTGGTGATTGTTTTTTAGGTATGTCCAGAGTGCTTGTGCAACATCTGGCCAGGGGCTTTATGAAGGTCTTGATTGGTTATCACATAATATCACCGGCAAGGCAagaacattatatatatatatatatatatatatattatggcCTTTTCATCTCATCTTTTCCCACCAAAACAAATCTGAATTTTACTTGTTGGTTAAATCATAATTGCAGGCATAAATTCAGAGCAGCATCCAGCACAAGAAAATCCTGTTCTTTAAACCCAAACGCGTTGATTTTAATAGAAGCTGTGGCTATACGTATATTCTGATGCAGCATTTCATTATCGTAAACGATACTATTGAATTCCACGATTTTTGCCTATCTGTGTATGATTGAATTTCATAATTTATGAATGTGGTTGAAATATTTAAGTCACTGGACATTCCTAACGTGGACTATATAGGGTAAATTCAATATGATATAAACACTCGTCGGTATTCATGTCTTCCTTCACTTATATAATTCAGTACTTCTTCATAGTGAATATCTGAATTGGTTGTTCGATGTTCAATAATTCTAGTTTATGCAAttcataccatccaatccataCACGGTGATGGTATTTTGATCTAAAATTTCATTTCTTCCGAATTTTAGCACTAACATACTCTTCCATAAAGCTATGGtccaaaatatgaaagaaacaACACATTTTCATAACTCTACAGACAGATCAATTTTGTTCCATTTAATCCCTCTTAAAATGCTAGACGCACAAATGGCTGTCGTTTAGGGAATAAATCTGAGAAACTAGTAGAATACCTGTATAATCAATAATGCAATGAAACTTCATGATTTATCCAATGACATTGATGGGTTggaatttttaattttgtaattGAAGAACTCCTACCTGAACCCTTAAACAGCCTTAACCAAAGAAGGCCCATACAGCCACCTATTTTTACTTCAATTGTCTGCTGAATATGTTTTATTTCAACCCATAATTACCTCATTTCCTTGTGAGCTGTCTTATTGACCTAACTATAAACTACCCTTAGGAACAAGAATAAGTTGTAGTTATTGACCACCAATGATTTTTATTAAATGCAATACAATGCATAAATGTCAAAATGAGAAATAAATCTAACGAAGTCtgctaattttttattttcaacaaCAATGTCATACTATACCTCAATGAAAATTTAATGTGGCCCAAAATCTCACTTAGACGCACTAAGATCGAGTCAAACATCAATAAACATGTCATGGCATATCTGCAACACGCTTGTAATATCTATGCCCAAATCTCAGCCAGTCCTTTGTTTTCTTGTACTTGCAGATTGGACACACAATTATAAGTTTGTAACACTCTTCTTCCCTGTTTGGGCATTTGGAACTGTTAGTAGTTGAGGGCGAACTTCAGGCTTTCTATCCAAACTCGGGGATATATACCATTTGGGAATTCTAGCTAGGGAATTCAAAAAAACGCTAGAATGCAACATTTACCACCCTTCACCCTCTCCAATAGGTAGCTCCGTCTAATGCCTCTTATTACTTTCTCAATGTATCTAGTCATTAGTTAGCTTTTTTTACGTTGTCAGTGTATACCGCATATGATGAGACATTTGTACACTCCTGAATATAGACAGGATGTAGAAAATTTGTAAAAGAGGCAGAGGAGCAAGTGTAGGCAGGGCCTCAAGTAATTAGTTACGACTTATGAGTCTCTATGACACTTGTGCTACGGCACAATTAATCATTCTTTGTTTGgtcatatatacaaaataataaCAAGTGTATTGGCTATGTTTGGTCTTGTTTTCTGCAAGGTCTTATATAGTACTACACAAATGCTAAAACAGACAGCTCCTCATGTTTGGTCCTCAACCTATTTCATCAGGGCATTAATTGATAGAACAAAGGAGTACTGAGAAACTGAATCatttcttcaaaaaataatagtataagAAACAAGTTCAACCTTAGCTGTCCCCAACTATAATTTCCTCTTCTGTTTGATCACATGATGAATACTGTAGTTTAGCCTTTTTCATCATCTGTTTCCATTTGTCTtatgttttttttctaaaaaaaaaatcatctagtCTAGTCTTAAAATAGAAGGTTAGCTTAAAGTGGTTCATGCCAAAGAAATTTGAttaaaatgataataatttttCTCAGTCTTCAATATTAGTAGCCTACAAAATAAAGGGTCATGAAGTTGCCTAACCTTTAATATCCAACAATTGCACATATAATTCATTGGTGATTTTAATTATGGATAATTTTGTACCCTTTAATTAGTTGgtgattttaatatatattcttTATTGGGGTATCAAAATTCTCATCTGTTTTGCCAATATACGGTGTATGGTAGGTACCACATTGAACCAATATTATATGTAATTTGTCTTAGCCTCACACCAATATTTAGGAAAATATTCAAAACCCAAAATCcaaacttgttttttttttttaattttagggTGGAAAGATTATGCACAATACTCTAGTAAATATTACAAAGTGagacaaaaagaaaaggaaagatgaaaaagaaaagaaactctaCTATCTAGGAGTTGTCTAATTGCCAGCGGGGTTTACTCCTAGAGTTGTGGTCAAACTTGCAAGTTTTTTAACGTTACATTATAGTGTTGTTATTCTAAAATAATTGGGTGGTCCCAAATTGAATTACCTCTTCCCCTAAAAGTAGCATTACATAACGACTTTCTAAGCTTAAAACCAAAAAGCCAAGCACACTCAGGACCCAAAGATTGGTCACATCCATGAAAAAAAAGGTAGTTCTACTGCTTAAGGAAGTTGCACGTTCCGCTTCCATTATTGTACCTCGTAATGTTATCATATAGTAGTATGAAATATGACAACTAAGAATCCGTTTAGTAGTCACGCCATTATGCATAATTGACTTTGAAATAACACGATAATGTTAATATGATGCATATCGGGCTTGTCTATTTAAGCATACAGTGTCAAGCAATTTCACTTTCTCCTACCTAAATTGTTTACCATACAGACAAGACACACAAAGTAAGTAGAGAGTTGTATCATTTCCTGTCTATAAAACCAGGGCCAAGTATGAATTGGGGACAGAAAATTCAATGGTGCATCACCTACTAGTAAGTAAACAAAAGTGTATGAATGCTTcattgattttcaaaataagATCTAAGTTTAGGAGAAAAGTCTATGCAACAACTACTGAAATCCCACTGGCCGACAATCTATTCCTGCCCTCGAGACATATCTCAACATTCTAATTtaatatactactactacttcAGTAGCACATAGTCTACTGCCAACCTGTCCTACTTTGAAAATCTTTCTCAATCCATATAATCCGTTACTTGAAAAAACAGATAAACATGGGAGCATCCATCTCTATCTATGATCCCACATCCAATAATCAGATCAAGTTAAGGCTTTTACAACATTCATCTTTGACATACAAGGCAACATAAGAAACATAATAATTGAAAGGAGTATATATTGGAATCATAATTCATCGATGATAATGATTGTATTCAACATAATTCAGCAGCATTGATTCAACTCAAGGGAAAACTCCACCAATCCCATTTCCTATGAAGGAGGGGGGTGGAGTTGATGTTCACATTGTCTAGACCATCCAGACGAGAATTAAGTCCAGTAAAACTTAAACAGAACATCAGAGCATTGTGCAATTGCATTTTAAGAGAACATACCAAAAAAGAGAGATCATAGAGTAATCATTGCCGAAATACTAGATAATCTAGTGAACAAGATATCGATCAGTGAAGATTACTACCCAGTGGAGCTAGTGTCATTCGCTGATCTTGAGTTTTGTTTCTCTTATACTGAGGTTCAGGTGAGGATGAAATCGAAGATGCTACTGACCATGAATCATTAGAGCTCTCGCTACTAAAATAAGCATCAATAACACCACTTGGACTGCCAGGTATCGATTGATGCTTGCGCTTGAGGCTTTGGCAGAGCTTGTAACAGGAAGTGCCCATTAGCTCAAGAATAAGATCATGGCATTCCTCAAGGCTGTCCTGTTTATTGATCAAGAACTTTAATGTTACCATAGACTCAATGCTAATCAAATTTAGATGTTAAAATTTAAATGTGAAAGATAGCAGACCTTTCTGACTTTAAGAACACTCATGAGCTGATTCTGGTAGTCAATAGCATTGCGAGGCTCAATCTCATTGATCACAAAAAACATTGATGCAGTTGCAATAACAGATGGGGGATAATGCAAGAGCCTAGAATCTGCATTTAGTTTGTAGAGTTTGATGATCAACTAGTGGTATTAATTGTAAAACAAAATTTCTATTTCTTcaaagaaacaatcaaaatcaaaaccagGTAGATTTCTCACCAGTGATGATATCAAGAATGAGGCGTTCACACTTCTTAAGAAAATCCAAATGCAGGTTGGTCATGAATCCAAATCTCCTCATAATATGATCAATGAAGGACAGTGGTGTCACCAGATTCATTTTCCACTTAAGAGTGGAAAGCACCAAGAGTTCCATTCTCTGTATTGTCTTTGCCTCAAACACAAATCTAGAATCAGCAACCTAAGCAAATAAAACAGAACCAGCATTAGATAAGAGACACTCCCTAAATGAACACACATAAAAACTGTCATTCAGACATTTATACAAACACCAGCATTGCATACTTGAAGGTCTAACAGAAGGGGGACTTGGGTCTCCTCCATTTTAGCAGCAATGGAAAGACAGGCAACAGCAGCAAGCTGACTCATCCAAGGCTTATCTTTCTGAAAGCAGAATCCAGATACAAACCTATCAAAATAGTTCACAGCTAAAACAGCAGTGGTAGCAGTGAAACCATAGTAACCAATGACCCTCAACATCCAATCCAAAGCCTCTTTTCTAGCCCCCATTAAAAACCCATCTGAATTTAAGCTATCAAAACTCAAATGAGACTCTTTTTCCTTAGATAAAAGTGTGGCAAGCTCATCATCTTCCCAAAACATGTCACATTCTAATAAAGGTAGagtttttttatcattttcaacCCATTTCTCATTTCCCACATCTAAACTAGACCATTCACCTAAATCATCATCCAAGAATCGATCTTCCTCACAGTAAAGGCCATCAAGAAGAGCAGAAATTGGATTTTGGAGCTGGGAATCTAAAGGGAAAACcatcttctccttcttctaGAGGGAAGAAGACAATGAAGGCTCTACTCATTATCTTTAAGGTAAGCCAAAACTCAATCTTGGACCCAGTAACATATCTGCTGCTTGGCTTTTGGTTTTCTTCTCTCTCTACAGgacagaaaaaaagaaagatagagagaaagagagagaatggGAAGAGCCAAAAGGAGAAGAGAGTGGAAGAGGGTAACCAAAGAATAAGCAGAGGAGGGATTTTATATGAGAGAGCTTTCACGCCTGtcctttttttccaaaaaaatctcatctttttcacagtcatatatatatataaaaaatctcTATTCTTTAACGTGTTTATTTTTCAAAGGCCTTTTGGGTGGGAGTGTTTGCCGCGCTAGGCAAATGCCACACATCCGGTCAAAATTTTGCCTAttgttttagtttttatttattttatatttttttaagaatttataaCTCTCTGATTTCAATATTTTACGTGAAAAATTTAAgattatgaaattaaaaaatattttaatatattttacataatttaagtttaaaactatataatttaaatttttttggttACTCTCTTAAAACAAGTTAAAATcagataaattaattaaaataaaaagagtagtatgtatttaattatgtACTCTGAGGGAAAGAAGAACTCGCATCTGTTATTTATACAAATCGGAAATGGAAATTTTCTTTGATGAAATGTTGTATTATACacacaaaattaatattttgaatcacataattttttttgaatgttgtttttttatattttaaattgttttttgtaaaaatcttaacttgattTTTATATTAACTCAACAAATACATAACACATATCTTCAGCATACAttattaatcataattaattaatacatatTTTCACTTAATTATAGTAAATTAATGATTTGTAAGATGACGAATGAGGATAAAATTTTACTTTATATCAAAAACCTAGATATGTACCTAACCAGCAAAGACTCCATTATGTAGctttttttgggggggtttTCCGCTCAGTGTTCGGAGTCCGTGGAGCCTCGACTATATCTTAATCGTGCAGTGCAGAACTCATTCGGGGTGACACtcccaacaagatttttttcattttcagaGCTCGAATTTGAGACCTCTGATTAAAGATGAAGCAATCCAACCACTGCACAACAATCCATATTGGTGACTTCATTACGTAGTTACTATGCTAGCATTTGATTATAGACTttcaaagattttttaaaaaaacatatttggatgaaatttaaattaaagttttaaaatgtcTTTGAacataatttttcaaaacatatttcacttTTTTGTTTGAAACATGAAATGTTACTTGTAcccgtaaatttttaaaaatatcaaaaatattcaaaagtaccaaataaacatatctgctaattttaaaaattatgtaaaattttcattatgacattcattatcattatcatatatcataaatatacaaataaatttgacacaaaattatcatttttataattaaCTGGGCAATACATTATCCTAAGACCATGAcactaaattttaataaaaattgttAATAACACAACACTAACTACTACGACCCATCAATGTACAATTAGTTACAAAGATCCATCAgtgtaaatatataaataataactatttattttataatataatctTTGCATATCCTACGAACATCGCATTGAGAAGATGATTAGTTAATATCATAAATATACGAGGCTTTTTATATCTTGGCCCCAAAATTAGGGGTGTGTATCgatcggtttggttcgattttaaataaattggttcggtttatcgatttttgatttttaaatatgctaaaccgataaccaaatcaataatatatttgTTATCGATTTTTAATTTATCGATTTTTTatctttaacggttcgattttTGGTTTAACCGATAAGAAaatctttcaaaataaatatacgaattctcaaacaattttcaaaaattttgaacATTACcgaaaaagggaaaagagtttCTTAAGGAAAAAATTCAAATGCTCATCGGATTTAACCCCAATTGGGATGAAATAATCTCTTAATTGTTTACCAACGAAGTCGAGTTTTTTGAGAAACTGGgtatggagaagaaaaaaagagaagtaagaaaaaagagaaatcaaACTCACAACCCATAACTTAGCCGTCGCCTAACCCTTACCGTCGTAGTTGCAACTTGCAAACTGTAGCCATTGTTCTTAGTTCTTTAGGTTTTAAGTTTTGATTTTGTGAATCTAAAGCGGCAAAGCctaaaagataaatatattgtGAGCTATGAAGTAGTGTGATGTGTGAATTGTGTAGGACAATGATAGCATGATATAATGATTGtacatttatattaatattttttgtttgatatttgtgtatgagtaaatattaaaatagtaaattataagttttaatgagttatcgATTTACTCAATAACGCAATATTAAAAACCAATACCGAACCGATAACTTAAAACAGGCTTAAAgcatattttgaaatttaataaTTTGATTTTCAGATTCTcccaaaatcaaaataaattctaACGTCAAACGGATATTTGCCCAAAAAATGTTTATTATGCTAagatttttatcaatttttaattacttttttcactcaataatcaaacatccaaaaatatatttttcagaaaaaaaaatcattactaaaaaatatttttgagaaaataactCTCGTACGTCATACTAACTCCGATGCAAGGATCAAACAATTAATTACAAATGTAGTTGTTATAATTAAAGACAATATcactataataaaaataatttttagcggCAATAAATATACACATTAATAAAGAGTCCTAAAATCTTTACCGGCATTAGTTAATTGCCATTAGATCCAATGTCGCTATAGATTTTAGCTATATTTACAAAGACATTTTTAGTGACAATTAAGCTATTGTTGTTAATTAATTACcgttaaaaatcatttttgatgTAGTGTATGGCAAATGATATGAAGTTGCTTTCACTAGAAGGAAATTAGAAGTAATTGATTATATCTTATTTGTTTGCCTAATTAACTTCCTTGATGATAAGCTCTACGAGgaaaatctttttttctttgtctGTTAATTAATTGTCGCtaaaaatcatttttggtgTAGTGTATGGCAAATGATATGAAGTTGCTTTCACTAGAAGGAAATTAGATGTAATTGATTATATCTTATTTGCTTGCCTAATTAACTGCCTTGATGATAAGCTCTACGAGgaaaatctttttttctttgtaatGTAAATTCTAATTAGAATTTTGTTCTCAAGGCATGTACAATATTTTAATTAGCTTAGTACAATCTTAGAAATGCatcataaaagaa
The sequence above is a segment of the Solanum dulcamara chromosome 11, daSolDulc1.2, whole genome shotgun sequence genome. Coding sequences within it:
- the LOC129872069 gene encoding cyclin-D3-2; this translates as MVFPLDSQLQNPISALLDGLYCEEDRFLDDDLGEWSSLDVGNEKWVENDKKTLPLLECDMFWEDDELATLLSKEKESHLSFDSLNSDGFLMGARKEALDWMLRVIGYYGFTATTAVLAVNYFDRFVSGFCFQKDKPWMSQLAAVACLSIAAKMEETQVPLLLDLQVADSRFVFEAKTIQRMELLVLSTLKWKMNLVTPLSFIDHIMRRFGFMTNLHLDFLKKCERLILDIITDSRLLHYPPSVIATASMFFVINEIEPRNAIDYQNQLMSVLKVRKDSLEECHDLILELMGTSCYKLCQSLKRKHQSIPGSPSGVIDAYFSSESSNDSWSVASSISSSPEPQYKRNKTQDQRMTLAPLGSNLH